The Chanodichthys erythropterus isolate Z2021 chromosome 14, ASM2448905v1, whole genome shotgun sequence genome window below encodes:
- the bbs5 gene encoding Bardet-Biedl syndrome 5 protein homolog isoform X2, with protein MKTRPGEALIDCLDSIEDTKGNNGDRGRLLVTNLRIIWHSLALPRVNLSVGYNCIINITTRTANSKLRGQTEALYILTKSNNTRFEFIFTNVVPGSPRLFTSVIAVHRAYETSKMYRDLKLRGALIQNKQLRLLPQEQVYDKINGVWNLSSDQGNLGTFFITNVRIVWHANMNESFNVSIPYLQIRSIRIRDSKFGLALVIESSQQTGGYVLGFKIDPMDKLQDAVKEINSLHKVYSANPIFGVEYEMEEKPQPLEELTVEQPPDDVEIEPDEHTDAFTAYFADGNKQHDREPVFSEELGLAIEKLKDGFTLQGLWEVMG; from the exons ATGAAAACAAGACCAGGCGAAGCTCTCATCGACTGCCTGGATTCCATCGAGGACACGAAGGGAAATAATGGGGATAGAG GAAGACTCCTAGTGACCAATTTGAGGATAATCTGGCATTCATTGGCACTGCCAAGAGTCAACTTGT CTGTGGGATACAACTGTATTATTAATATCACCACGAGGACAGCAAATTCA AAACTGAGAGGTCAGACCGAAGCGCTTTACATATTAACCAAATCTAATAACACTAGATTTGAGTTCATATTCACAAATGTGGTCCCAGGAAGTCCAAGACTGTTTACATCAGTCATTGCTGTTCACAG AGCTTATGAGACTTCCAAAATGTATCGGGATCTGAAGCTAAGAGGAGCTCTTATTCAGAATAAACAGCTGAGGCTTCTGCCACAGGAGCAGGTGTACGACAAAATTAATGGAGTCTGGAATCTGTCTAGTGATCAG GGTAATCTTGGAACGTTTTTCATAACTAACGTGAGGATAGTGTGGCATGCCAACATGAACGAGAGCTTCAATGTCAGCATTCCCTATCTGCAAATT CGCTCCATAAGGATTAGAGACTCTAAATTTGGACTTGCTCTTGTGATTGAGAGCTCTCAACAG ACAGGAGGATATGTGCTGGGATTCAAGATCGATCCTATGGACAAGTTACAAGATGCAGTGAAGGAAATCAACTCCTTACACAAAGTGTACTCAGCAAACCCCATTTTTGGTGTGGAATATGAGATGGAAGAAAAG CCTCAGCCTCTGGAGGAGCTGACCGTGGAGCAGCCGCCTGATGACGTGGAGATTGAGCCAGACGAGCACACGGATGCTTTTACC GCTTATTTTGCAGATGGAAATAAG CAACATGATCGTGAGCCGGTGTTTTCTGAAGAACTGGGTCTGGCTATAGAGAAACTGAAGGATGGATTCACACTACAGGGACTCTGGGAAGTCATGGGTTAA
- the fastkd1 gene encoding FAST kinase domain-containing protein 1, mitochondrial isoform X1 encodes MSWLQSLRVCSRRLFHGRVVSRDHLLDQLQACSAEDQVFDVVGRNKAKLSVNHVSCAIGLLWQFQRERPQILRTFDLVQNHPQFLTLRVLAENKISLMDDGSVVEMLYDVLRLKVEHHDSLVQQLVTEAWNRLERFQMTTLSKFAVCLSDQFLQHSPLMGQITQIVSQRLDSIQDARVLTPLMISIFALVSPQLRDALLKKADTLLDKMDPFHFNNPRRVVQFLRNIRYIHRPLLEKCNQLLLQNVARLDAEHISIILGLYQSMQYNNCDFRLAAKQRLVELVDTSTDPATFTKLFASLGPMAGQGVREGLESTALLLADELNSHQALGVVETMEEMQCRNLQLINKMAAILFKNLETYRPVEIARITQSLILLHCQNPEIFSRLKAKLLHFLQGSVYPYEVTMLTRVLSMLPSRHLDEGVLSRVEAMLPQCNLNDLNTYAVVVAKWIRNDPSYRHNTPSKYVRLLQTLNRCGRERLHKLDHLDVVLEEVKYLSGEWFDEMLLEESMVTLQRLLDQISWTNAHDVAVYLTRTNYFCAVLLDRIASMTIGNMDKIHYSATYATLLPFAVLNYDPPMAEEFFDACIQHFTPYISSFDPHMLVLLAYALALADYFPEEVVREIFNVDFLAKLDAHLETLPDALNMRIRLRLMELNRAVCLECPEFQVPWFHERYCKQLQKRANSSISPIQQQIHKMLGDVLGGINCAKVGVLTPYFYTVDFELVLDRHLQPIPYSEPSRLQITENGNVHWESGSADRERTELPPGARRIALDFLDSKSFCKNSRHMKGEAMMKKRHLEILGYHVLQIPHFEWNSMELSTEDAWKEYLRKKIFAELP; translated from the exons ATGTCttggctccagtctcttcgggtaTGCTCCCGAAGGCTGTTTCACGGTAGGGTCGTCAGCCGTGACCATCTTCTAGACCAGCTTCAGGCGTGCTCTGCTGAGGACCAGGTGTTCGATGTGGTGGGCCGGAACAAAGCCAAGCTGTCCGTCAACCATGTGAGCTGTGCTATTGGACTGCTGTGGCAGTTTCAAAGGGAGCGGCCGCAGATACTCAGGACTTTTGATCTCGTCCAGAATCACCCTCAGTTCCTGACGCTTCGAGTTCTGGCTGAAAACAAGATCAGCCTCATGGATGACGGTTCGGTGGTGGAAATGCTTTATGATGTGCTCAG GCTTAAAGTAGAACATCACGACTCTCTTGTGCAGCAGTTGGTGACAGAGGCTTGGAACAGACTGGAGAg ATTCCAGATGACGACACTTTCAAAGTTTGCGGTTTGTCTGAGTGATCAGTTCCTGCAGCACAGCCCTCTGATGGGTCAGATTACTCAAATCGTGAGTCAGAGACTGGACTCCATTCAAGACGCCAG AGTGCTGACACCCTTGATGATCAGTATTTTTGCCCTGGTGTCGCCACAACTGCGGGACGCGCTGCTTAAAAAAGCCGACACCCTTCTTGACAAAATGGACCCGTTTCACTTCAACAACCCCAGAAGGGTGGTGCAGTTCCTCCGAAACATCAGATACATCCACCGACCCCTCCTGGAGAAATGCAACCAGCTTCTCCTGCAGAACGTCGCCCGTCTGGACGCAGAGCACATCAGCATCATCCTGGGACTGTATCAGTCGATGCAATACAATAACTGTGATTTCCGACTGGCTGCGAAACAGAGACTCGTAGAGCTTGTGGACACGAGCACCGATCCTGCCACTTTCACCAAACTCTTTGCTTCTCTGGGACCAATGGCAGGGCAAGGTGTCAGAGAGGG GTTAGAGAGTACTGCGCTGCTATTGGCTGATGAGCTGAATTCCCACCAGGCTTTAGGTGTGGTGGAGACGATGGAGGAGATGCAATGCAGGAACCTTCAGTTGATAAACAA GATGGCAGCAATACTCTTCAAGAATCTGGAGACGTATCGGCCAGTGGAAATTGCTCGAATAACTCAATCTCTCATCCTGCTCCACTGCCAGAATCCCGAGATCTTCTCCAGGCTGAAAGCCAAACTGCTGCA TTTCCTGCAGGGCAGTGTTTACCCGTACGAGGTAACCATGCTAACAAGGGTTCTGTCCATGCTTCCTTCTCGCCATCTCGACGAGGGTGTCCTTTCCCGTGTGGAAGCCATGCTCCCGCAGTGCAACCTAAATGACCTCAACACTTACGCCGTGGTCGTCGCCAAGTGGATTCGCAACGACCCCTCGTACCGGCACAACACGCCCAGCAAGTACGTTCGCCTGCTCCAGACTCTGAACCGCTGCGGACGTGAGCGGCTACACAAGTTGGACCATCTGGATGTGGTGCTGGAGGAAGTGAAGTACTTGTCAGGGGAGTGGTTTGATGAGATGCTGCTGGAGGAGTCTATGGTCACATTGCAGAGACTGCTTGACCAGATATCCTGGACTAATGCGCATGACGTGGCCGTTTATCTGACCAGGACTAACTACTTCTGTGCCGTGCTGCTGGATCGAATCGCTAGTATGACGATTGGAAATATGGACAAG ATTCATTACTCTGCAACATATGCCACTTTGTTGCCTTTTGCTGTACTAAATTATGACCCACCGATGGCAGAGGAGTTTTTTGATGCCTGCATTCAACATTTCACTCCATACATTA GTTCATTTGACCCTCACATGCTGGTTCTCTTGGCGTATGCACTGGCTTTGGCTGATTATTTCCCAGAGGAGGTGGTCAGGGAGATCTTCAACGTGGACTTTCTTGCAAAGTTGGATGCCCATCTGGAAA CCTTGCCGGATGCTCTAAACATGCGCATACGTCTCCGTCTCATGGAGCTGAATCGGGCCGTGTGTCTGGAGTGCCCTGAGTTCCAGGTGCCCTGGTTTCATGAGCGCTACTGTAAACAGCTGCAGAAGAGAG CCAACAGCTCCATTAGTCCCATTCAGCAGCAGATCCATAAGATGCTCGGAGACGTCCTGGGTGGGATCAACTGTGCTAAAGTAGGAGTGCTGACTCCATACTTCTATACTGTCG ATTTTGAACTTGTCCTGGATCGTCATCTTCAGCCGATACCATACAGCGAGCCGAGTCGGCTGCAGATCACTGAGAACGGAAACGTTCACTGGGAGTCTGGATCGGCAGACAGAGAGAGGACGGAGCTGCCGCCAGGAGCTCGCCG CATTGCATTGGATTTCTTGGACTCTAAATCCTTCTGCAAAAATTCCCGGCACATGAAAGGGGAGGCCATGATGAAGAAAAGACATCTGGAGATTTTAGGATATCATGTGTTACAG ATTCCCCACTTTGAATGGAACTCAATGGAGCTTTCCACAGAAGATGCATGGAAAGAATATCTGAGGAAGAAAATATTTGCGGAGTTACCCTAA
- the klhl41a gene encoding kelch-like protein 41a, which translates to MEPMSIKEDLRLFQSTLLQDGLKELLKENKFVDCILKVGDRSLPCHKLIMAACSPYFRELYFTEDGVEKKDSSKEVELENVDPTIMDMIVNYLYSADIEITDENVQDIFAVANRFQIPSVFTVCVNYLQNKLSLGNCLAIFRMGLVLNCPRLAVASRDFIAERFETLSKEEDFLEFNAPELFAIIGCDSLNIEKEEVVYELLMKWVRKNKENRAKALGDAFEHIRFRLLPEKYFKEKVEKDEIIKADPELVKKLKVIKEAFAGKLPQIKEGEKGEGEEGENALPGYLNDNQRLGMFARDLLLMINDTAAVAYDANENECFLAAIAEQIPRNHVSITSKKNLLYVVGGLFVDEEDEESPLQSYFYQMDTHSPNWIALPPMPSPRCLFAMGEFENLLFAVAGKDLQTGESLDSVLCYDIDKMKWLDTKKLPLKIHGHSVISQNGLVYCIGGKTDENKTINKMFAYNHKKSEWKELAAMKTPRSMFGAAVHKGKIIVVGGVNEDGLLASCEAYDFSTNKWEAFAEFAQERSSVNVVSAAGVLYAVGGFTVKETDDKQCVPSEITDIWQYEEDKKQWAGMIQEMRYAAGASCVAMRLNTAKMPKL; encoded by the exons ATGGAACCAATGAGTATCAAGGAGGACCTGAGGCTCTTTCAGAGCACTCTGCTCCAGGATGGTTTAAAGGAACTTCTGAAGGAGAACAAGTTCGTGGATTGTATTCTGAAAGTTGGAGATCGGAGTCTTCCCTGCCACAAACTCATAATGGCTGCGTGCAGCCCGTACTTCAGAGAGCTGTACTTTACCGAAGACGGCGTTGAGAAGAAAGACTCCAGCAAGGAAGTAGAGCTGGAGAACGTGGATCCCACCATTATGGATATGATTGTGAACTATCTCTATTCTGCAGACATCGAAATCACAGATGAAAACGTGCAAGACATCTTCGCAGTCGCCAACAGGTTTCAGATCCCATCCGTTTTCACCGTTTGCGTCAACTATCTACAAAACAAGCTGTCTTTGGGTAACTGCTTGGCCATCTTCAGAATGGGACTGGTTTTGAACTGCCCGAGGCTCGCTGTGGCCTCTAGGGACTTTATAGCGGAGCGTTTTGAGACTTTGTCCAAGGAAGAGGACTTTCTTGAGTTCAATGCTCCTGAGCTTTTCGCTATCATCGGGTGCGACTCTCTCAACATAGAAAAAGAAGAGGTCGTGTACGAGCTCTTGATGAAATGGGTCCGGAAGAACAAGGAGAACCGGGCAAAAGCTTTGGGAGATGCCTTCGAACACATCCGCTTCCGACTTCTACCGGAGAAATACTTCAAGGAGAAAGTGGAAAAGGACGAAATCATCAAGGCCGACCCCGAGCTCGTCAAGAAGCTGAAGGTCATCAAAGAGGCTTTTGCGGGAAAACTTCCACAAATTAAGGAGGGCGAGAAAGGCGAAGGAGAAGAGGGGGAGAATGCATTGCCTGGTTATCTGAATGACAACCAACGGTTGGGGATGTTCGCCAGGGATCTCTTACTGATGATAAATGACACGGCAGCTGTGGCCTATGATGCTAATGAAAACGAATGCTTCCTAGCAGCGATAGCAGAGCAGATACCTCGAAACCACGTTAGCATTACGTCAAAGAAGAATCTGCTATATGTTGTGGGAGGGCTGTTTGTGGATGAGGAAGATGAGGAATCACCACTGCAGAGCTACTTCTATCAG ATGGACACTCATTCTCCAAACTGGATTGCCCTGCCACCAATGCCATCGCCCAGGTGTCTGTTCGCCATGGGGGAGTTTGAGAACCTTTTGTTTGCAGTTGCTGGTAAAGACCTGCAGACCGGCGAGTCTCTGGACTCAGTGCTGTGTTATGATATTGA TAAGATGAAGTGGCTGGACACCAAAAAACTGCCCTTAAAAATTCACGGTCACAGTGTGATCTCACAGAACGGACTAGTTTACTGCATAGGAGGAAAGACCGATGAAAA TAAAACCATCAACAAGATGTTTGCGTACAACCACAAGAAGTCAGAATGGAAAGAGCTGGCAGCCATGAAGACACCCAGGTCCATGTTTGGAGCAGCCGTCCACAAAGGAAAGATCATTGTGGTTGGAGGAGTCAATGAAGATGGCCTTTTAGCCTCTTGTGAAGCGTATGACTTTTCAACAAACAA ATGGGAGGCGTTCGCCGAGTTTGCTCAGGAGAGAAGCTCTGTGAATGTGGTCAGTGCCGCTGGTGTGTTGTATGCGGTGGGCGGCTTCACTGTGAAGGAGACCGATGACAAACAGTGCGTCCCTTCAGAAATCACAGACATCTGGCA GTATGAGGAGGACAAGAAACAGTGGGCTGGAATGATACAAGAGATGCGATATGCTGCCGGTGCCTCATGTGTTGCTATGAGACTAAATACAGCAAAGATGCCTAAACTTTAA
- the bbs5 gene encoding Bardet-Biedl syndrome 5 protein homolog isoform X1, with the protein MASVLDALWEDRDVRFDITSQQMKTRPGEALIDCLDSIEDTKGNNGDRGRLLVTNLRIIWHSLALPRVNLSVGYNCIINITTRTANSKLRGQTEALYILTKSNNTRFEFIFTNVVPGSPRLFTSVIAVHRAYETSKMYRDLKLRGALIQNKQLRLLPQEQVYDKINGVWNLSSDQGNLGTFFITNVRIVWHANMNESFNVSIPYLQIRSIRIRDSKFGLALVIESSQQTGGYVLGFKIDPMDKLQDAVKEINSLHKVYSANPIFGVEYEMEEKPQPLEELTVEQPPDDVEIEPDEHTDAFTAYFADGNKQHDREPVFSEELGLAIEKLKDGFTLQGLWEVMG; encoded by the exons ATGGCGTCAGTGTTAGACGCGCTCTGGGAGGACAGAGACGTGAGATTTGACATCACATCGCA GCAGATGAAAACAAGACCAGGCGAAGCTCTCATCGACTGCCTGGATTCCATCGAGGACACGAAGGGAAATAATGGGGATAGAG GAAGACTCCTAGTGACCAATTTGAGGATAATCTGGCATTCATTGGCACTGCCAAGAGTCAACTTGT CTGTGGGATACAACTGTATTATTAATATCACCACGAGGACAGCAAATTCA AAACTGAGAGGTCAGACCGAAGCGCTTTACATATTAACCAAATCTAATAACACTAGATTTGAGTTCATATTCACAAATGTGGTCCCAGGAAGTCCAAGACTGTTTACATCAGTCATTGCTGTTCACAG AGCTTATGAGACTTCCAAAATGTATCGGGATCTGAAGCTAAGAGGAGCTCTTATTCAGAATAAACAGCTGAGGCTTCTGCCACAGGAGCAGGTGTACGACAAAATTAATGGAGTCTGGAATCTGTCTAGTGATCAG GGTAATCTTGGAACGTTTTTCATAACTAACGTGAGGATAGTGTGGCATGCCAACATGAACGAGAGCTTCAATGTCAGCATTCCCTATCTGCAAATT CGCTCCATAAGGATTAGAGACTCTAAATTTGGACTTGCTCTTGTGATTGAGAGCTCTCAACAG ACAGGAGGATATGTGCTGGGATTCAAGATCGATCCTATGGACAAGTTACAAGATGCAGTGAAGGAAATCAACTCCTTACACAAAGTGTACTCAGCAAACCCCATTTTTGGTGTGGAATATGAGATGGAAGAAAAG CCTCAGCCTCTGGAGGAGCTGACCGTGGAGCAGCCGCCTGATGACGTGGAGATTGAGCCAGACGAGCACACGGATGCTTTTACC GCTTATTTTGCAGATGGAAATAAG CAACATGATCGTGAGCCGGTGTTTTCTGAAGAACTGGGTCTGGCTATAGAGAAACTGAAGGATGGATTCACACTACAGGGACTCTGGGAAGTCATGGGTTAA
- the fastkd1 gene encoding FAST kinase domain-containing protein 1, mitochondrial isoform X2: MSWLQSLRVCSRRLFHGRVVSRDHLLDQLQACSAEDQVFDVVGRNKAKLSVNHVSCAIGLLWQFQRERPQILRTFDLVQNHPQFLTLRVLAENKISLMDDGSVVEMLYDVLRLKVEHHDSLVQQLVTEAWNRLERFQMTTLSKFAVCLSDQFLQHSPLMGQITQIVSQRLDSIQDARVLTPLMISIFALVSPQLRDALLKKADTLLDKMDPFHFNNPRRVVQFLRNIRYIHRPLLEKCNQLLLQNVARLDAEHISIILGLYQSMQYNNCDFRLAAKQRLVELVDTSTDPATFTKLFASLGPMAGQGVREGLESTALLLADELNSHQALGVVETMEEMQCRNLQLINKMAAILFKNLETYRPVEIARITQSLILLHCQNPEIFSRLKAKLLHFLQGSVYPYEVTMLTRVLSMLPSRHLDEGVLSRVEAMLPQCNLNDLNTYAVVVAKWIRNDPSYRHNTPSKYVRLLQTLNRCGRERLHKLDHLDVVLEEVKYLSGEWFDEMLLEESMVTLQRLLDQISWTNAHDVAVYLTRTNYFCAVLLDRIASMTIGNMDKIHYSATYATLLPFAVLNYDPPMAEEFFDACIQHFTPYISSFDPHMLVLLAYALALADYFPEEVVREIFNVDFLAKLDAHLETLPDALNMRIRLRLMELNRAVCLECPEFQVPWFHERYCKQLQKRGSIISTKQPLWSNIFKCLMQELNF; encoded by the exons ATGTCttggctccagtctcttcgggtaTGCTCCCGAAGGCTGTTTCACGGTAGGGTCGTCAGCCGTGACCATCTTCTAGACCAGCTTCAGGCGTGCTCTGCTGAGGACCAGGTGTTCGATGTGGTGGGCCGGAACAAAGCCAAGCTGTCCGTCAACCATGTGAGCTGTGCTATTGGACTGCTGTGGCAGTTTCAAAGGGAGCGGCCGCAGATACTCAGGACTTTTGATCTCGTCCAGAATCACCCTCAGTTCCTGACGCTTCGAGTTCTGGCTGAAAACAAGATCAGCCTCATGGATGACGGTTCGGTGGTGGAAATGCTTTATGATGTGCTCAG GCTTAAAGTAGAACATCACGACTCTCTTGTGCAGCAGTTGGTGACAGAGGCTTGGAACAGACTGGAGAg ATTCCAGATGACGACACTTTCAAAGTTTGCGGTTTGTCTGAGTGATCAGTTCCTGCAGCACAGCCCTCTGATGGGTCAGATTACTCAAATCGTGAGTCAGAGACTGGACTCCATTCAAGACGCCAG AGTGCTGACACCCTTGATGATCAGTATTTTTGCCCTGGTGTCGCCACAACTGCGGGACGCGCTGCTTAAAAAAGCCGACACCCTTCTTGACAAAATGGACCCGTTTCACTTCAACAACCCCAGAAGGGTGGTGCAGTTCCTCCGAAACATCAGATACATCCACCGACCCCTCCTGGAGAAATGCAACCAGCTTCTCCTGCAGAACGTCGCCCGTCTGGACGCAGAGCACATCAGCATCATCCTGGGACTGTATCAGTCGATGCAATACAATAACTGTGATTTCCGACTGGCTGCGAAACAGAGACTCGTAGAGCTTGTGGACACGAGCACCGATCCTGCCACTTTCACCAAACTCTTTGCTTCTCTGGGACCAATGGCAGGGCAAGGTGTCAGAGAGGG GTTAGAGAGTACTGCGCTGCTATTGGCTGATGAGCTGAATTCCCACCAGGCTTTAGGTGTGGTGGAGACGATGGAGGAGATGCAATGCAGGAACCTTCAGTTGATAAACAA GATGGCAGCAATACTCTTCAAGAATCTGGAGACGTATCGGCCAGTGGAAATTGCTCGAATAACTCAATCTCTCATCCTGCTCCACTGCCAGAATCCCGAGATCTTCTCCAGGCTGAAAGCCAAACTGCTGCA TTTCCTGCAGGGCAGTGTTTACCCGTACGAGGTAACCATGCTAACAAGGGTTCTGTCCATGCTTCCTTCTCGCCATCTCGACGAGGGTGTCCTTTCCCGTGTGGAAGCCATGCTCCCGCAGTGCAACCTAAATGACCTCAACACTTACGCCGTGGTCGTCGCCAAGTGGATTCGCAACGACCCCTCGTACCGGCACAACACGCCCAGCAAGTACGTTCGCCTGCTCCAGACTCTGAACCGCTGCGGACGTGAGCGGCTACACAAGTTGGACCATCTGGATGTGGTGCTGGAGGAAGTGAAGTACTTGTCAGGGGAGTGGTTTGATGAGATGCTGCTGGAGGAGTCTATGGTCACATTGCAGAGACTGCTTGACCAGATATCCTGGACTAATGCGCATGACGTGGCCGTTTATCTGACCAGGACTAACTACTTCTGTGCCGTGCTGCTGGATCGAATCGCTAGTATGACGATTGGAAATATGGACAAG ATTCATTACTCTGCAACATATGCCACTTTGTTGCCTTTTGCTGTACTAAATTATGACCCACCGATGGCAGAGGAGTTTTTTGATGCCTGCATTCAACATTTCACTCCATACATTA GTTCATTTGACCCTCACATGCTGGTTCTCTTGGCGTATGCACTGGCTTTGGCTGATTATTTCCCAGAGGAGGTGGTCAGGGAGATCTTCAACGTGGACTTTCTTGCAAAGTTGGATGCCCATCTGGAAA CCTTGCCGGATGCTCTAAACATGCGCATACGTCTCCGTCTCATGGAGCTGAATCGGGCCGTGTGTCTGGAGTGCCCTGAGTTCCAGGTGCCCTGGTTTCATGAGCGCTACTGTAAACAGCTGCAGAAGAGAG gAAGCATCATTTCAACCAAGCAACCATTGtggtcaaatatatttaaatgtttaatgcaagaactaaatttttaa